GTTGCCAGGTTGTTGCTATGTGGTGGTCTGATTGAGTTTTAGAGTGTTGCAATATGGTTTCTATCTATGTTCTATCTAGATAGTTGCCATTGTGTTACTATTCCATGGCCACGCGGCTGTGCTTGTTGATCTGAgttttttttagcatgttgctatgtggttgttaggTTGATCTGATCTGGGTGGTTGTGTGTTTTCTACATGTTCTGAGTAAATGTATGCTAGCTGGACACTTATTTCTGATCAGGAACCAGACCACACTTTTTGTGTTGTAGGTTTTTCATATCATTAGAGAATAATTTTGTTTAAACATATGGAAATAACACTcaatatttctatattcaaacTGCTCATTTTAAgacattatttcataattttattattgcaAAAGTAATTGATAATGAAACACAATGAAGCACTGAATAGACATAGTCAATATTATATCATTATTACCTGTAAACGACCTAAATCGACACCAATTAATTAACAAAGCATTGATTCGCCAAAACAGACATTATGGTGTGATGGTTTCTTTTATAAATCTGTTTTATTTCTGTCCCTAAAAGTACAGtaactgaaaaacacaaatttGAGCTATTAAACAGAAGAGCAGAAGTCCCGCCCACAGGGCAGAATAGACCAATCACATTGCAGCTCACCAACTGCACTGCCAACATCACTGGGATGGGGGCAACAATGGTGTTTCCTGTATTCAGAGTTTTTCACAGTGATAAAGAGATGGAttatcatgctaaacatggccaaagttttacaAAAATTGAATGACAGAGAATTTCTGAGCTGAAAATCTTACCTCCGGGTTGGTGCAAaattttggctgttttttttcgatcttggatctaatgacgtagacgatggtggaactccttatatgagcatttctccagGAAAtggagagcgagaccgcgcacatcaacgcgcttcatCGGGAAATCCTCGGCAGCGCTGCATAGtatttgttcgagaatgtctccaaataagtgtggttatttggatgtgagggaaagtttaccgtgttcagcttcccaaagaacccagcgttacacgaacagtggatgcagtttgtttttctgggGCAGCAACAGTGTATCAAGTGCCCTTGTGTGTTCAGGTCATTTCAGtgacggcacgcctccaggagctctgctttttccggagagaatcggaaagctctatttttcttttgtaaatatGATAAAACGAATACtttttttggagatatgaaggatgcagtactactctataggcactcaagattaacatgagattaggtgaaactgtgtatgttatgtaccctttaaatgtCAGGGATTGTCACAGATGTCACAGTAATATGCcagtaaaaaattataaactcACTTTGTTAGACCTGCATTACTTGCAGTTAGTTGCTAGTTGCATTTTAGTGTTTCTCACTTTTTTTCAATCCTGCAGCCTACGCAGTTACTCATTCAAAATGGTACTATTTACTTTACAGGGAGCATTTGCTTTGcttcagagaaaaataaataaaaaattgtgtatgaatattaattagaaacCCACACAACAGCATCAACAAGTTTTATGATACAAAGTagagtgttatttaaaaaaaaaaattcgttaAAATACCGTCTATTTCATCTTTGATTTCTTTTGTGAATGCTATCTTGAACTTTTACTTTCACGGGACGGTTGGTGCACCAGCTCTCTCTGGACTGTGGGGGCGCTGTGGTGCGTCACAACACGGAAGCAACTGCTTGTTCTACTTTCACAGCGCAGATCCACAGAAGAAGCATGTAAGGTTTAGCTTGACAAAGCTCGTGCAAGTATGTCAAAGTTGTCAACGAAAGAGCAAAGTGGCTGTCAAAAACTGTTAAGATTATTAACGCTGGACGACTTGTTCGCCCTTAAAGATACAGTAACGAATCGTCTGATCGCTGTAGAGAGCACGCAAGGTAAGACGATACAGCGAAGCCGAACAGTTTTCCAGACTCTTCTGTAAACACTGCCGATGTCTGATTGCAACGACACTCGATTGTGAACAATTGTTGCTTTTCTGTATTATGTCAGGTCATAATAAATATCTTTTTAAGAGCTATGTATGTCGTCAGTCTGTCAGAGTCTTATTTCCTGATCAACAGAGGCCATTGAGGCCATCATAACGTACTCACAAGACGCTGAGGAGCTCCTCAAGAGAAAGAAGGTGCACAGGgatgtcatttttaaatatctgGCCAATGAAGGAGTTGCTATGCTCCCTAACAGTGAGAAACAGCAGTTGATCAGGAGGACCATTGAGTACTGGTCATCTGGGGAGGTAGGTAACAATCTGTCCGAAACATGTTTGGGTGGTAtttcaataatattaaataataataaaaacaagcctatttttaaaaccattactttttaaaactgacacatttttttcatatattcatgAGAGTTAAAGGgttcattcacccaaaaatgaaaatgatgtcatatagcattaagcctcaaatgtcaactatacatcggattggtttcttttttaaattataattttttttaaatctgaatggtattataatggtACACTAAACTTTAAATAAtggggaaaaacccttaagatcagatgtagaaagaaaaaaaaacgcatcttaagcatgtagaataacataagtggtctttgaacgattaattgcagCTTTGAACGATTACCTAATTGTGatatccataattgtaatcgcgattacaaatttcgattaattgtgcagccctagtactgtatatatcatagcagtaattaaaaaagtttacttgtattacagttttatttaatgtaatcatTATAAAAATGGGTTGttgacatgaaacacattaaattaaattattttcctaGAACTGTTTTTCAGTCTGTGGGGCCATTTAATCCTTCTTTTAAttatcatgttccataaagatatttagtaaatttcctactgtaaatatataaaaacctaatttttgataagtaatatgcattgctaagatcttcatttggaaaactttaaatgtgatttttttttttttgtaccttcagattccagatttttcgagtagttgtatctcggtcaaatattgtcctatcataacaaaccatacatcaatggaaagcttatatatctcaatttcaaaaaattgacAATTAACCATCAAAGGTTTTGTggaccagggtcacatatatcttGAATCTGATAATATATAAAAAGACATAAGATTATATaagataatatataatatacaaaaattGATGTAATGCACTGTATTTTGCCCCACCTGGATGCCCAACTTATCTATTTGTGGATTGCATGAGCTGTTAAATAGGCTGGACTTTATTAAAAGTACACTAgcgttcaaacgtttggggtcggTAAGCCTTTTTAATGTTTCAAACAGATCTCAAAGCGTGAGAAGAACACAGTGGTTTCAGAAGATGTTGGAGACGGTCTGTCAGACCTTCCAGCTTTGGGAAATCAGTTTTGCCAGTGGTTCTTCACCCTTCTGAACTCTCAAAACCCCACTCAAGGGCAGCCGGCTCAAGACTGGGGTCCTCAGCATTTCTGGCCAGATGTGAGACTTCGGCTCCTCTCGTCTACTGGAGAGCAGCGTGTCGATGAGTTCAACGGGGCAGAGCTGGTCAGTCAGCGGCTTCATGCTTTCGCAGGACAAGAGGGTCTGTTGTTCTGCCCGAACTTGGAGGGTCAAGGGTTAAAGTGTATATCTTCAGCTCATGGACTAGTGTTAGTGGCTGTAGCCGGGACCATCCACCGTGAAGATGCCTGCCTTGGgatttttgagaaaatgtttGGGCTCATTCGCTCACCAATGGACAATAATCGCTGGAAAATAAAGATTGTGAATATAAAAGTAGAAGCACAGAATGCCATCGCAGACAGAAAGTTACCAGTTATTACATATGACTCAAAAGAGTTGCTGAGGCTTTGCGACTGAGAGTTCTACACAAGGTTTGTTTGGACTTGTTTTGACTCGGCTTTACATGGATGATGTACTTTTCTGTCTAAAAACTTTACAGTGGGATAGATCTTCATCTGTAAAAggatctttgttttttatttttgttgacttGAAGGAGAGTTTCCAGTCAGTTTGAATCCTAGCAAAATGATTCTGTAAAATGTATATGACAGAtttgttagtattattatttgaatgaaaaatctaaattaatttttgttgttattaattgAAAAATTATGTTACATTTATCAAGTAATTTTCTGAAAATTGGCCtaataaaagagattttaaatTTGTCTTTAAGATTATTTCAagacagaaaatgtatatatatatattgtattattattattattattattatttggctaGAATTCAAACTCTGGAAAATTAATGTCATCTTTAGCTCtatattattttaagattttcctTAAAATACCTAAAATCATTACTGTTTATTACATCTGGTTATTTATAATTACTTTTATCAATACTTGGATCATTTAACAGTAAAATGTATGTAAAGAACATCTCTATGCCTCATGactttatatactttttattcttttttttgttttgagtttGTGTTCAAACAGTGACATCTGGGTAACACATTGCATTATTAGTAATCATATTAGTAACACGAGCTAacaatgaataatatataataataataatacatttatttatcttaatgataaattattttattaatccaTTAGTAATCCGAAAGTTGTGTCTGTTAATATTTTAATGGACCagagttaacatgaactaataatgaTCAGTTGTAATAAAGTCAACAATGTAATTCTCAtggttagttaatgcattaaccaatgttaactaatgaaaccttactgtaaagtgttacgaACATCTTTATGGATCAGGGAAGaaccttttagatttttatattattttacttccaCTACTGTGGCGAACGAAACCCCAAATGATTTCCTCATAACAATTTCGTCCCGCAGCGGTTCCCTCATTCCCATAATTATGATCATAATCATCAGCTCTAGCTTTATTGAGGAAGGAGTGTTTTACACTATTCACACCTCAAGGGAATAAAGTACCTTTTGTGGTTGTTGAGAGGCCAGAAGCGAGTTCTTTGACTCATCAGTCTCTAACAGAGCAGTGGATGAAGCAGCACTTCTCTCTGGAGGAATGAAGGCGAGGGTGAGTTTAGTACCACAGCAGTGTGTGGTTTCACTGGGGAATGTTATATGTGGGAAATTATTCTTGGCGTTCGCTTCAAAGACTAACGCTTCGATAATATCATTTCTCGAGCAGTTTTTTAATGCCATAGTTGTGGCAAAAGACGCCACCACAACCATTGATCTTTTTTCTGTTCACCTCCCCAAAAGAAAAATAACAAGCTCCTCGCCTTCTGTCTTTATAGCCGTGGCCTCTTTCTGTTTAATAAGTGGTTTGGCCGAGCTCACAGTCATGACGTCCAggttcagaaatacagtgactGGCGTCTGCGGAGCATTGGGCCTTCAGAGTGTCTTTAATGGCGACGTGTGTTTCTCATGAAGGCCATGTTAACGTCTTGATGGTAAATCTCTCGGGCTGAACAATGGACTTTTTAAATTGGTGACTCATTTTGTGGGTGTTACTTATTGCTTTAAAGGTTAGAAAGTAGCATGTGAGCTCTTGAATGTTTTTGCTTGTTTGTAGCCGGATTTAAACACTTCTCTAGACGTTCATCCACATATGATACTGTTTCGTAGTGGAACTAAAGAGAGTCTTGAGTTTGATCTGTAGAAAccaaacattaatatatatatatatatatatatatatatatatatatatatatatatattttatcgcTGTGACATATACAGTAGGCTTTATCAACTTGTAGCAGTATTTGGAGTTTGCTggcccataataataataataataataataaaatgaccaCATGAGGACACAATTGCCCCATTATTTGCGTCAAAATGAAAAGGCTAAgcaattattttagaaaatcagTTTGTTTTATGCAACCCAAATGTTTCATAGAGCTGTTCATGTACCaaagtgtaatttttatttatttattttacattttttattgatgGCTGTTTGGCTCTAAatcaatatatttcaaatattgtttTTGGAAACTATGATAAAGTAAATTAAAAGTGAACGTTATTCATTGATGAGTTTGACAGTGTCCTTAGtaaaacaaagaaagagaaaaaactcCTTGAACCAAGTAATCCATCTATTAAACCTTTGACAGCCCAGACAAATCAATTGCTTAATTAAATGAGTTATTGTCTGAAGTCTGAAAGGCCCTCATCCATAAGAATTAGAGCTGTAAAGCAAACAGACGGTACGCTGGAGTGCATCAGTGTACTGTGCCGTGTTTATAGAGGACCTGAAGACGTGATCCCCGTTTCTCACCTGACCTCCGTTCAGCCTGTAACAACATCACTGGTGCATTAGTCTGGGGAATGTTGCCCTCGCAGCAGCGATCAAAACAAACTCCCTCATATGAAACACAGTGTTGTCAATGTGAGTTTGTTTTGCTTTTGCAATCATTGGCAATTTAAGAATCCTCGTTCGGtttcaaagatttattttcattgtcttacaaaaaaaaaaataataataataataaaaaaaaataattaaaaaaaatataaaaaaaagtaaaatataagtcctgactttttctttctttcagtaagTGGTCCATTTGAGGAGGCAAAATTAAATGTCCTATGTTGTTTTTAAgtcattgttttatattatattatattatattatagcaaACTTTAACAAGATTAGTTTTGTGTGATTCTATTTTCTtccaatgtttatttttattaagtttaaaactacatagaaaaaaaaatctcataaactGTATATAAATTccccaaataaaatatttgtgtgaaatatctcacgaaaagaaaagaaaaagaaagaatatgCTCACTTGGAAAAAAAGGATTGAATGTTTACGCTTATCAAATGTAGTCAGCACTATAACTCATAAAACTGTAGAAAATAGAATGagattatttagttattttctcGCCATGCTGTATAAAGGTACCGGTGATATTTATTggatgtcattttttattttattttacaatttattttttcctaTTTTAACAATAGAGGTATGCA
The genomic region above belongs to Carassius carassius chromosome 11, fCarCar2.1, whole genome shotgun sequence and contains:
- the LOC132152376 gene encoding uncharacterized protein C3orf38-like, which translates into the protein MSKLSTKEQSGCQKLLRLLTLDDLFALKDTVTNRLIAVESTQEAIEAIITYSQDAEELLKRKKVHRDVIFKYLANEGVAMLPNSEKQQLIRRTIEYWSSGEISKREKNTVVSEDVGDGLSDLPALGNQFCQWFFTLLNSQNPTQGQPAQDWGPQHFWPDVRLRLLSSTGEQRVDEFNGAELVSQRLHAFAGQEGLLFCPNLEGQGLKCISSAHGLVLVAVAGTIHREDACLGIFEKMFGLIRSPMDNNRWKIKIVNIKVEAQNAIADRKLPVITYDSKELLRLCD